A genomic region of Zygotorulaspora mrakii chromosome 7, complete sequence contains the following coding sequences:
- the PUS6 gene encoding pseudouridine synthase PUS6 (similar to Saccharomyces cerevisiae PUS6 (YGR169C); ancestral locus Anc_5.171) → MKNPGMGVEVYFANGVRNIRPYYHRRASFAKGRWFKRTLTDVLVNEFNAVTEEEYIDGIRKGQYKIIRDGQSLEPEEALHSPIENSDIIETSSHKHEPPVLKWCDEEIDIEGKKVAGIDIVFENEDLLVLDKPNGIPIHPTGQFYQNTLTEILKAHNKEARPCYRLDKITSGLLIMAKKKSVANQIQSKIRSRDMTKLYLARVKGKFPKIDHQINSYECALPVPFEDDALITTAISDTYTIELKRSFPACFSAPKTACTKFYPLKYFPTVDQSLVVCRPLTGRTHQIRIHLARAGHPIVNDPYYNLENTKYPLRSKFILDVDNWENSSLTRETLREKFDIFDKECRSTRSKLREVKRNEDCGECGSEDPEIPRRHELELWLHAWKYSDSEKTIDFETNPPSWINQCDI, encoded by the coding sequence atgaaaaatccTGGCATGGGCGTTGAAGTGTATTTTGCCAATGGCGTGAGGAATATACGTCCCTACTATCATAGGAGAGCATCATTTGCAAAAGGCAGGTGGTTCAAGAGAACATTAACTGATGTGTTAGTGAATGAATTTAATGCTGTGACTGAAGAAGAGTACATTGATGGCATAAGAAAAGGGCAGTATAAAATCATAAGGGATGGGCAGTCGCTTGAGCCGGAAGAGGCCCTTCATTCGCCGATTGAGAACAGTGATATTATAGAAACTAGCTCACATAAGCATGAACCACCGGTACTaaaatggtgtgatgaaGAGATAGATATCGAGGGTAAGAAGGTTGCTGGTATCGacattgtttttgaaaacgaAGATTTGCTCGTTCTTGATAAACCTAATGGCATTCCAATTCATCCAACAGgtcaattttatcaaaacaCTCTAACGGAAATTTTAAAGGCTCATAATAAGGAGGCTCGACCATGCTATCGACTTGACAAAATCACATCTGGTCTCCTCATCATGGCTAAGAAAAAGTCAGTCGCGAATCAAATTCAGAGCAAAATAAGATCGAGAGACATGACAAAGTTATACCTCGCGAGAGTGAAAGGAAAATTTCCTAAAATTGATCATCAAATAAATTCATATGAGTGCGCATTACCTGTGCCGTTTGAGGATGATGCTCTGATTACAACAGCCATATCTGACACATATACCATTGAACTCAAAAGGTCTTTCCCGGCCTGCTTTTCAGCACCAAAGACAGCATGTACAAAATTTTATCCACTTAAATATTTTCCGACCGTGGATCAGAGTCTTGTAGTGTGCAGGCCATTGACAGGAAGAACTCATCAAATAAGAATCCACCTGGCTAGAGCAGGACATCCCATTGTCAATGATCCATACTACAACTTAGAAAATACGAAGTATCCGCTTAGATCCAAGTTTATTTTGGATGTTGATAACTGGGAGAACTCTTCCTTAACAAGAGAAACCTTGCGAGAAAAgtttgatatatttgacAAGGAATGTAGAAGCACACGGTCCAAACTACGTGAAGTGAAAAGGAATGAAGACTGCGGTGAATGTGGGTCAGAGGATCCAGAGATACCCAGAAGGCACGAATTGGAACTTTGGTTGCATGCATGGAAGTATTCTGATTCCGAAAAAACCATTGACTTTGAAACAAATCCACCAAGTTGGATAAATCAATGCGATATTTGA
- the CLC1 gene encoding clathrin light chain CLC1 (similar to Saccharomyces cerevisiae CLC1 (YGR167W); ancestral locus Anc_5.168), translating to MSVEGENYIGDSEPDLLDASETEYGNVQEQQSQEENNGYATEHGTEIEDTDGNTATIAAWKEKRQAEIEEKDASDEQERKELKEEAVKHIDDFYDNYNRKKEQQLETVRREAEEFLKKKDNFFSQDNTTTWDRALQLINEDDADILGGRDRSKFKEILQRMKGNTNAPGA from the coding sequence ATGTCTGTCGAAGGAGAGAATTATATAGGTGATTCGGAACCTGACCTGCTGGATGCCAGTGAAACCGAATATGGGAATGTACAGGAACAACAAAGTCAGGAAGAGAATAATGGGTACGCTACCGAACATGGTACCGAAATTGAAGACACAGATGGTAATACCGCTACTATTGCAGcttggaaagaaaaacgCCAAGCAGAGATAGAGGAAAAAGATGCATCTGATGAGCaggaaagaaaagagttgaAAGAAGAGGCTGTTAAAcacattgatgatttctaTGACAATTACAACagaaagaaagagcaaCAACTGGAGACTGTGAGACGTGAAGCTGAGGAgttcttgaagaagaaagataactttttttcacagGACAATACGACAACGTGGGATCGTGCCTTGCAATTGATCAACGAGGATGATGCTGATATACTTGGGGGCAGAGATAGGTCCAAATTCAAGgaaattcttcaaagaatgaaGGGCAACACCAATGCTCCTGGCGCTTGA
- a CDS encoding class I SAM-dependent methyltransferase: MSEVINFDGLYAAAAENWASPIDSFAEMSTTVATKNFLKNYVVSVSSSNYISLRSIVFSVAILVVVGMLLTLNDSVKCISLFCWACFIKPFHSRGSHSTFNQQKNLELFYKSQANIYDKTREILLKGRLEALKLAYSHLAKVQSENRTNDKLVWVDIGGGTGLNVEKMSTICSLEETFEAIYLVDLSPSLCEVAQKRVERLNWKNVYVICADACDFQLLNHDSADFISFSYSLSMMPPYHAVIDHAYELLNENTGIVCSVDFGVQSSAHATSRVNSLGGLTNYHIPWIQRTFWRIWFECDKVYLDPSRREYLEYRFGTVKSLNLRNKTLGNIPYYIWLGVNKEFHDSVNDMVQRLEVSSEITTKELEVASKNLSKGLPFPSIFYQNETWRVYYDELNPQHEQFKNQYIYAFTWEDPREDAKILNLTPDDTILAITSACDSILAYASLPNPPREIHGVDLNPCQGHLAELKLASLRCLTHEEVWSLFGEGKINNFKEILTTRLAPHLSSNAFQYWLTQGLESFDGKGRGLYDTGSTRWALRLAKSIFKLLGLTSKVEQLCKARTIREQVIIWQKYLRPALFNPIVGKLLVGNPLFLWKALGVPSNQAKMMKTSISQYIIDTIDPIVTNSLISTDNYFYYLTLMGRYSRDNCPSYLTKKAHKTFQDTDKSPLDNIRLHTDFVSNVLRDFSNKTLTVAVIMDHMDWFDPKGDDAKDEISALLGALKKGGRVLLRSAAPHPWYIKTFEQLGFTCKAAAIRKSGQSIDRVNMYASTWICQKN, translated from the coding sequence ATGTCAGAGGTAATCAATTTCGATGGTTTATATGCGGCAGCTGCTGAGAACTGGGCTAGTCCCATCGATTCCTTCGCTGAAATGTCAACAACTGTTGCAACAAAGAACTTTCTAAAGAATTACGTCGTTTCTGTGTCATCGTCGAATTACATTTCTCTCAGAAGTATAGTTTTTTCCGTGGCCATTTTAGTTGTAGTCGGAATGCTGTTAACTTTAAATGATTCTGTTAAATGCATCTCCTTATTTTGTTGGGCATGCTTCATCAAGCCATTCCATTCGAGGGGGTCCCACAGTACCTTTAATCAACAGAAGAATTTGGAATTGTTTTACAAAAGTCAGGCAAATATCTACGATAAGACTCGTGAGATATTGCTGAAAGGTAGACTTGAGGCTTTGAAACTAGCTTATTCTCATTTGGCAAAAGTCCAATCAGAGAATCGCacaaatgataaattaGTTTGGGTTGATATCGGTGGTGGTACCGGATtgaatgttgaaaaaatgtcCACGATTTGTTCACTGGAAGAAACTTTCGAGGCAATTTATCTGGTTGACTTATCGCCCTCTTTGTGTGAGGTTGCTCAGAAAAGAGTAGAGCGAttaaattggaaaaatgtaTATGTTATTTGTGCTGACGCCTGCGATTTTCAACTTTTAAATCATGACAGTGCTGAtttcatttccttttcctATTCTTTATCTATGATGCCACCTTACCATGCGGTGATTGACCATGCCTACGAACTTCTAAATGAGAACACAGGTATCGTTTGCTCTGTTGACTTTGGTGTTCAGTCATCTGCCCATGCAACCAGTAGAGTCAATAGTCTGGGAGGACTAACTAATTATCATATACCCTGGATTCAAAGAACTTTCTGGAGAATTTGGTTTGAATGTGACAAAGTTTACCTGGATCCCTCGAGAAGGGAGTATTTGGAATATAGATTTGGCACAGtgaaatctttgaatttacGTAATAAAACTTTGGGTAACATACCTTACTATATTTGGTTGGGTGTTAACAAAGAGTTCCATGATTCCGTGAATGATATGGTTCAAAGGCTTGAAGTGTCTTCAGAGATCACAACGAAAGAGCTCGAGGTTGCCTCAAAAAACTTAAGCAAAGGATTACCATTCCcctccattttttatcaaaatgaGACTTGGAGAGTGTACTATGACGAATTGAACCCACAACATGAGCAGTTCAAAAATCAGTATATTTATGCCTTCACTTGGGAAGATCCGAGGGAAGACGCAAAAATACTAAATTTAACCCCGGATGATACTATTTTGGCCATTACAAGTGCGTGCGACAGTATATTGGCCTATGCTTCGTTGCCAAATCCCCCGAGAGAAATTCATGGTGTGGATTTGAATCCATGTCAAGGACACTTGGCCGAACTCAAATTGGCTTCATTGCGTTGTTTAACACATGAGGAGGTCTGGTCTTTATTCGGTGAAGGCAAAatcaataatttcaaagagattttGACTACTAGGCTCGCGCCTCATTTGTCTTCCAAtgcatttcaatattggCTGACTCAAGGActtgaaagttttgatgGTAAAGGTCGTGGCTTATATGACACAGGTTCAACGAGGTGGGCATTAAGGTTGGCTAAATCCATTTTTAAGCTGTTAGGCTTGACGAGTAAAGTTGAACAATTATGCAAGGCCCGCACCATAAGAGAACAAGTAATAATCTGGCAAAAATATCTCAGACCTGCCCTTTTCAATCCTATTGTTGGAAAGCTGCTGGTTGGTAATCCGCTATTTTTATGGAAGGCATTGGGAGTTCCGAGTAATCAGgcaaagatgatgaaaacatCCATTTCTCAATACATAATTGACACAATTGATCCAATTGTTACcaattccttgatttcaACTGACAATTATTTCTACTACTTGACTCTCATGGGAAGGTACTCAAGGGACAATTGTCCTTCTTATCTAACAAAGAAAGCGCACAAAACATTCCAAGATACGGACAAATCTCCTTTAGATAATATTAGGTTGCACACGGACTTTGTGAGTAACGTCCTgagagatttttcaaacaaaacTCTCACCGTTGCCGTCATTATGGATCATATGGATTGGTTTGATCCAAAAGGTGACGATGccaaagatgaaattagTGCACTACTTGGtgctttgaaaaaaggtgGAAGGGTGTTATTAAGATCGGCAGCACCTCATCCTTGGTacatcaaaacttttgagcAGTTGGGATTTACCTGCAAAGCAGCAGCTATAAGAAAGTCAGGTCAAAGTATCGATAGAGTGAATATGTACGCTTCAACCTGGAtatgtcaaaaaaattga
- the BBC1 gene encoding Bbc1p (similar to Saccharomyces cerevisiae BBC1 (YJL020C); ancestral locus Anc_5.170): MIAAMAEPAVPFEVVAQFPYKSDFEDDLNFDKGQAITVTSIEDEEWYFGEYAKENGDLVEGIFPKTFVAVQVSSSSASIGETSERARELGETGASKHPKTEQIIEEPTGDSVQEKTREKDAGTEDDEEEDFVDAISPASPTSPSLKGKLSMFENDNHTVPKPRASELFGVEETSVKKTAGTNPFNSNGVPFPGRELTESARGKASDIAEPINRGNAQKEEQLQEPEEDIPKMSLKERIAMLQEQQRLQAEKELEKMKKLVKREEENAPADFSDDQEKSDDLVEEPTLDLGKEDEKTDPSREPIKRKGSIESPAANKVDADEFDPSDRYEEANVEDPNREDHPTRLVEEKHQEELEEDEDKEENEKDAEQKSEGSEESEESEDDEEHRRAALRNRMARLAGAGRFGGAAGFNPFGMPASMSSDLTPEKHKKSAKKETIAQEDSLPQAVPVMPFADPQALSSLNRKLTKTDSEEIPSKKSGAEEPKDSEKSAPEAEDIGPSEETNANNDEAEPKKRGSWLNSVDNEEITDSNKIAVEEDTEGYESSDDFSETDVRSTLPEVPCMKEPPVPPISAPSPPVSHEHEVEEGEILSPSHAAPPIPIFNREDPPTAGSRGDEVSTNASVPNKSKQAIHYDPPPVPVPSVSGDSQAEASSRHVPPVSAVPPLPADIPVKPPHPPTLPYIPPVELLNEQARKEVTPPPPLLASGSTAPSAPSHSVPAPPAPPAPPARDSHHFKSAPPPIPTSAHHPPIPSNRRTIMSDDLQQAPEVPTAPSAPPPNLQADALTEKPNKEGPDSFHQSTAQFDSSDLWWLNKKVPTALFNNKIKFLMEVDDRLVEKRLLERLIIRDFYFLFEDFSQLHLAIEYDLSNPERTVSSSQKFVPCKSDIDRLNTFSEKYGSFIFKQAHSLIHSTSSGLVGTILSKLAKEIIMPIDQRTFGITMFSHKAGQSINLVDLKNVKAGDILVIRKGKFESHKKLGIKDTVMVGMEITPYASVVTDFDFNKNKLRVIEEHNGKIVQSSYRLDHMKSGKLKVFRVIGRSYVGW; this comes from the coding sequence ATGATCGCTGCTATGGCAGAACCGGCTGTACCTTTCGAAGTAGTGGCGCAGTTTCCGTACAAGTCTGACTTCGAGGATGATCtgaattttgataaagGTCAAGCGATTACAGTAACTAGCatagaagatgaagagtGGTACTTTGGTGAGTACGccaaagaaaatggtgatTTAGTAGAAGGAATCTttccaaaaacttttgtGGCCGTTcaagtttcttcttcatcggCGTCTATAGGTGAGACTAGTGAGAGAGCAAGGGAGTTGGGCGAAACAGGAGCTTCAAAACATCCGAAAACAGAGCAGATAATAGAAGAGCCAACGGGGGATTCAGTCCAGGAAAAAACACGCGAAAAAGACGCAGGCACTGAAGACgatgaggaggaggatTTTGTGGATGCCATTAGCCCAGCTAGCCCAACCAGCCCAAGTTTGAAAGGCAAGTTATCTATGTTTGAGAATGATAATCATACTGTCCCGAAACCAAGAGCGAGTGAGTTATTTGGCGTTGAGGAGACTTCCGTTAAGAAGACCGCGGGGACCAATCCATTTAATTCCAATGGAGTCCCTTTTCCAGGACGAGAGTTAACAGAGTCCGCAAGAGGAAAAGCAAGCGACATAGCTGAACCAATTAATCGTGGCAATGCTCAAAAAGAGGAGCAATTACAGGAGCCCGAGGAGGACATTCCTAAAATGAGCTTAAAGGAAAGGATAGCTATGCTTCAAGAACAACAAAGACTACAGGCTGAAAAGGAGctagaaaaaatgaaaaaattagtcaaaagagaagaagagaatgCGCCAGCAGATTTTTCGGATGACCAGGAGAAGAGTGATGATCTTGTGGAGGAACCAACGTTAGATCTTGGCAAAGAAGACGAGAAAACAGATCCTTCGAGAGAACctatcaaaagaaaaggatCTATTGAAAGTCCAGCTGCGAATAAGGTTGACGCTGATGAATTCGATCCTAGCGACAGATATGAGGAAGCCAATGTTGAGGATCCAAACCGCGAAGACCACCCCACTAGGcttgttgaagaaaaacatcaagaggaactggaagaagatgaagataagGAAGAAAACGAGAAAGATGCGGAACAAAAATCCGAAGGGTCTGAAGAGTCTGAAGAGtctgaagatgatgaagagcaTAGACGTGCTGCTTTAAGAAATAGAATGGCGAGACTTGCTGGTGCAGGTAGGTTTGGCGGCGCAGCGGGCTTCAATCCATTTGGTATGCCAGCTAGTATGTCTTCTGACTTAACCCCCGAAAAACACAAGAAATCTGCCAAAAAGGAAACTATCGCTCAAGAAGATAGTTTACCGCAAGCTGTTCCTGTCATGCCTTTTGCAGATCCGCAAGCTCTCTCTTCTCTCAATAGGAAACTCACCAAAACTGACTCCGAAGAGAtaccttcaaaaaaatctggtGCCGAAGAACCGAAGGACAGCGAGAAAAGTGCACCTGAGGCCGAGGATATCGGTCCTTCAGAGGAAACGAATGCAAATAATGACGAGGCAGagccaaagaaaagaggTTCCTGGTTAAACTCTGTTgacaatgaagaaattacAGATAGCAATAAAATAGCAGTGGAGGAGGATACGGAGGGGTATGAATCGTCTGACGACTTCTCTGAAACTGATGTAAGGAGTACCCTACCTGAGGTTCCCTGCATGAAAGAACCTCCTGTTCCTCCTATTTCGGCTCCTTCTCCTCCTGTGTCTCACGAGCACGAAGTCGAGGAAGGTGAGATCTTAAGCCCATCTCACGCCGCTCCTCCCATACCAATTTTCAATCGAGAGGATCCTCCGACAGCAGGTTCGCGAGGGGATGAAGTATCAACGAACGCTTCGGTGCCTAATAAATCGAAGCAGGCCATTCATTATGACCCACCCCCAGTTCCTGTGCCATCAGTAAGTGGAGATAGTCAAGCTGAAGCTTCATCAAGGCATGTACCTCCAGTCTCTGCTGTCCCACCTTTGCCTGCTGATATACCTGTGAAACCCCCTCATCCTCCCACGCTTCCATATATACCTCCGGTGGAGCTACTGAATGAGcaagcaagaaaagaagtaaCGCCCCCCCCTCCTTTGCTGGCAAGTGGAAGCACTGCACCTTCTGCACCTTCTCACTCAGTACCAGCACCGCCAGCACCGCCAGCACCGCCGGCCCGTGATAGTCACCATTTCAAAAGTGCTCCTCCTCCTATACCCACTAGTGCACACCATCCTCCAATTCCTTCCAATCGTCGCACCATAATGTCAGATGATCTGCAACAAGCTCCGGAGGTCCCTACTGCTCCAAGTGCTCCTCCACCGAATCTGCAAGCAGATGCTTTAACCGAAAAGCCAAACAAAGAAGGACCGGATTCATTCCATCAATCTACAGCTCAGTTTGATTCTAGTGACTTGTGGTGGCTTAACAAGAAGGTACCAACGGCacttttcaacaataagATTAAATTCCTAATGGAGGTTGATGATCGTCTCGTGGAAAAGAGGCTGCTTGAGAGACTCATAATCCGGGATTTTTACTTTTTGTTCGAGGATTTTTCGCAATTGCACTTGGCTATTGAATATGATCTGTCTAATCCCGAACGAACAGTCAGTTCGTCACAAAAGTTTGTCCCTTGTAAGAGTGATATCGACCGCCTCAACACGTTTTCAGAAAAATATGGCAGCTTCATATTCAAACAAGCGCATTCATTAATTCACTCCACCTCAAGCGGTTTGGTGGGAACAATATTGTCCAAATTGGCTAAAGAAATCATAATGCCTATTGACCAAAGAACGTTCGGCATTACCATGTTTAGTCACAAAGCAGGTCAATCAATCAATCTAGTTGATCTTAAGAATGTTAAAGCTGGAGATATTTTGGTGATCAGAAAAGGcaaatttgaaagtcaCAAAAAGTTAGGAATAAAGGATACAGTTATGGTCGGAATGGAGATTACGCCGTACGCGAGTGTCGTGACAgactttgatttcaataagAATAAATTGAGAGTCATAGAAGAGCACAATGGCAAGATAGTCCAATCTAGCTACAGACTGGACCACATGAAAAGTGGCAAATTAAAGGTGTTCAGAGTAATTGGCAGAAGCTATGTCGGTTGGTAG
- the PEX35 gene encoding Pex35p (similar to Saccharomyces cerevisiae YGR168C; ancestral locus Anc_5.169) yields the protein MSPMLARAVRYITSLQDHTGSDFRVFDKQMRKRVTMIQSISAIVYLSKLKKNTSSQEKLKKLRSMMRNTGSLILLSTLYPSLHKLLGKQLPHKRFVIWCLSIISSLMMATKVPNWLVSYVTVESLSDRILSFGCIGQPISHIAESTLVLARQAILCAIIPILYVKSNKPSIVSGAGKVLFTRRSFLRDFVIFYSVWNFLSLYNYGKRLLFKGRNNKDEISIRNVFHYPDEWPIRSSNMKPLMDKLTEIHEIAFQNSRPLFDKFMNSPLVENVIPCIKWAVWRQVCYKSLTHVPHHNHNSAVNSKLMQSITMMLTFYILDGREYKMNVRPGVLRYLTRCILNRYLTNWNKGALKVQLFIMSQLTLLNETSSEISS from the coding sequence atgtcTCCAATGTTGGCAAGGGCAGTCCGATATATAACCTCTCTTCAGGATCACACTGGTTCTGATTTTCGAGTGTTTGATAAGCAGATGAGGAAGCGCGTTACCATGATCCAAAGCATATCTGCAATCGTTTATCTTTCCAAGCTTAAAAAGAATACTTCATCACAAGAAAAACTCAAAAAGCTGCGAAGTATGATGAGAAATACTGGGTCGCTGATCCTTCTGTCCACACTATATCCATCCTTACACAAACTACTTGGCAAGCAACTTCCCCATAAACGCTTTGTAATATGGTGCCTATCAATTATTTCCTCACTAATGATGGCTACTAAAGTGCCAAATTGGTTAGTATCATATGTTACAGTTGAGTCGCTTTCGGATCGTATACTGTCTTTTGGGTGTATTGGACAACCTATATCGCATATAGCGGAGAGTACGTTAGTATTGGCTCGACAGGCTATCCTCTGTGCCATTATTCCGATACTATACGTTAAGTCGAATAAACCATCGATTGTTTCAGGAGCTGGAAAGGTACTATTTACTAGAAGATCGTTTCTCCGTGACTTTGTAATATTCTATTCTGTATGGAATTTTTTGTCGCTATACAATTATGGTAAGAGACTACTTTTTAAAGGCAGAAataataaagatgaaatatcGATTAGAAATGTTTTTCACTACCCAGATGAGTGGCCAATACGTTCGTCGAACATGAAACCGTTGATGGACAAATTGACAGAAATTCATGAGATAGCTTTCCAAAATAGTCGGCcactttttgataaattcatGAATTCTCCCTTAGTCGAAAATGTCATTCCATGTATAAAATGGGCAGTATGGAGACAAGTTTGTTATAAATCTTTGACCCATGTCCCTCATCATAATCATAATTCGGCAGTTAATTCCAAATTAATGCAATCCATTACTATGATGTTGACCTTTTACATCTTAGACGGTAGAGAATACAAAATGAATGTGAGGCCAGGAGTACTGCGTTACCTGACGCGTTGTATATTGAACCGCTACCTAACAAATTGGAATAAAGGAGCATTGAAGGTACAATTATTTATTATGTCACAATTAACATTGCTTAACGAAACCTCAAGCGAGATCTCGTCGTAG
- the TRS65 gene encoding Trs65p (similar to Saccharomyces cerevisiae KRE11 (YGR166W); ancestral locus Anc_5.167) — translation MQCYIPLERSISIRDIPALRASHQSRQFVIFDEELQLVLHSENEAEAIPYKCSIWINDAKVHESQGTDAFEKFDKESCTWKLKSNICSQGIFRSSVVMNNGYNNHIKVCIQYVEKAPTQLNADSNHILINESNEEYEDFLPSFEPLPAKPLPILHQTAASEDTSTSDSVSNMKAITLKYPIYSMLNMRLRNVLQKFASCIISSLDFQTSKGSLKFAEKFLNSDKKSQSFRIHFDEVKYELVDRDSHIQLDPICPFTIPFIADSHDGYSISYKLPLPGGNNNIATNRAKITLRYKVVSTAPQLSFSIPVLTSWDTDVTLKRPMSNSLVSQASSNISTPRLYGVSPRVDLMGSASSLVNSKLNNVKFKFTNNKITAIKGVKFTLTLQIINSSSAPLDLVVYYNNKLSPPNQQFASMPLEKQYQLYKKYYKITEGIILLSNDFKVPIVDTNETYSIDLSFVGIMSGYYATLPGLKMVDLQTNELIEIGMGASVLIR, via the coding sequence ATGCAGTGTTATATACCATTAGAAAGGTCTATATCCATTCGAGATATTCCTGCCCTAAGGGCTTCGCACCAGTCGAGACagtttgtcatttttgatgaagaactTCAATTGGTACTGCACTCTGAAAATGAGGCAGAGGCAATTCCATACAAGTGCTCTATTTGGATCAATGATGCTAAAGTACATGAATCTCAAGGTACTGATGCATTCGAGAAGTTTGATAAGGAATCTTGTACTTGGAAGCTGAAATCTAATATTTGTTCGCAAGGTATATTTAGGTCAAGTGTTGTCATGAATAATGGGTATAATAACCATATTAAAGTTTGCATTCAATACGTTGAAAAGGCTCCGACACAGTTGAACGCAGATTCAAACCACATACTCATAAACGAAAGCAATGAGGAATACGAGGACTTTCTACCTAGCTTTGAACCACTTCCAGCTAAGCCTCTCCCTATACTACATCAGACTGCCGCGAGCGAAGATACGAGTACATCAGACAGCGTTTCTAACATGAAAGCAATAACACTGAAGTATCCCATATACTCAATGTTGAACATGAGATTAAGGAATGtattgcaaaaatttgcGAGCTGCATAATTTCTTCTCTAGATTTTCAGACATCAAAAGGATCACTTAAGTTTGCtgagaaatttttgaattcagatAAGAAAAGTCAAAGCTTTCGCATCCATTTCGATGAGGTGAAGTATGAACTGGTTGACAGAGACTCCCATATACAGTTAGACCCAATTTGCCCTTTCACTATCCCATTTATAGCAGATTCACATGATGGGTACAGCATTAGCTATAAATTACCACTCCCTGGtggcaataataatatagCAACAAACCGTGCCAAAATCACCCTGCGATATAAAGTTGTGAGTACAGCTCCGCAACTGAGCTTCTCAATTCCCGTTTTAACATCCTGGGACACCGATGTTACATTAAAAAGACCAATGAGCAACTCATTGGTTTCACAAGCATCCTCGAACATATCAACGCCACGGCTTTACGGAGTATCCCCTCGAGTTGACCTCATGGGATCAGCAAGCTCGCTGGTCAATAGCAAGCTTAACAATGTCAAATTCAAGTTCACCAATAATAAAATAACTGCAATCAAGGGTGTAAAATTCACTTTAACTCTGCAAATTAtcaattcatcttcagcTCCCTTAGATTTAGTTGTCTATTACAATAACAAATTATCCCCACCTAATCAGCAGTTTGCATCCATGCCACTGGAAAAACAGTACCAATTATATAAGAAATACTATAAGATTACAGAGGGAATAATATTACTGTCAAATGATTTCAAGGTGCCCATAGTGGATACCAACGAAACCTACTCTATTGACCTAAGCTTTGTCGGGATAATGTCTGGCTATTATGCAACATTACCAGGCCTTAAAATGGTCGATCTTCAGACCAACGAATTAATAGAGATAGGGATGGGTGCCTCAGTTCTAATCAGATGA